One genomic segment of Ancylobacter sp. IITR112 includes these proteins:
- the dnaN gene encoding DNA polymerase III subunit beta yields MNITVERAAFLAALQRAHRAVERRNTIPILANVLLRAEGGSLTLIATDLDIEIEDTLPAECAAEGEGTLPAHTLLDIVKKLPEGVQIKLEFDTAKGTATLRAGRSRFSLQALPSAEFPSLARVEDGAAFEVPGHALADVLDRVKFAISTEETRYYLNGIYLHRDPEGSGKLRLVATDGHRLSLASLAIDGLPDFLGVIVPRKAVEELTRMAQAADKAPLALQISGAKLAATFGRARFTTKLIDGTFPDYGRVIPLGNAHVATLQAEELASAVDRVGTVASERGRAVKFTFSAGKLVLEVVNPDAGNASEELDIAYAGEEMSIGFNGRYVSDLLGATAKTGPVEIALNDPGSPTIFRRPESTDAKCVLMPMRV; encoded by the coding sequence ATGAACATCACCGTCGAGCGCGCCGCATTCCTCGCCGCGCTCCAGCGCGCCCACCGCGCCGTCGAGCGCCGCAACACCATCCCCATTCTCGCCAACGTGCTTCTGCGCGCCGAGGGCGGAAGCCTCACCCTCATCGCCACCGATCTCGATATCGAGATCGAAGACACGCTCCCGGCCGAATGCGCGGCCGAGGGCGAGGGCACCCTGCCGGCGCACACCTTGCTCGACATCGTCAAGAAGCTGCCCGAGGGCGTGCAGATCAAGCTCGAGTTCGACACCGCCAAGGGCACCGCCACCCTGCGCGCCGGCCGCTCCCGCTTCTCCCTGCAGGCGCTGCCGTCGGCGGAATTCCCCAGCCTCGCTCGGGTGGAAGACGGTGCCGCCTTCGAGGTGCCCGGCCACGCGCTGGCGGACGTGCTGGATCGGGTCAAGTTCGCCATCTCGACGGAAGAGACGCGGTACTACCTCAACGGCATCTATCTGCACCGCGACCCGGAGGGCTCCGGCAAGCTGCGCCTGGTGGCGACGGACGGGCACCGCCTCTCGCTCGCCTCGCTGGCGATCGATGGCCTGCCGGATTTCCTCGGGGTCATCGTGCCCCGCAAGGCGGTGGAAGAACTCACCCGCATGGCCCAGGCGGCGGATAAGGCGCCGCTCGCCTTGCAGATCTCCGGCGCCAAGCTCGCCGCCACCTTCGGCCGCGCCCGCTTCACCACCAAGCTCATCGACGGCACCTTCCCGGACTATGGCCGCGTCATCCCGCTGGGCAACGCGCATGTGGCCACGCTGCAGGCGGAAGAATTGGCGTCCGCCGTCGATCGCGTCGGCACCGTCGCCAGCGAGCGGGGCAGGGCGGTGAAGTTCACCTTTTCCGCCGGCAAGCTGGTGCTGGAGGTGGTGAACCCCGATGCCGGCAACGCCTCGGAAGAGCTCGATATCGCCTATGCCGGCGAGGAAATGAGCATCGGCTTCAATGGCCGCTATGTCTCCGACCTGCTGGGCGCCACGGCCAAGACCGGCCCTGTCGAGATCGCGCTCAACGATCCCGGCTCCCCCACCATCTTCCGCCGCCCCGAATCCACCGACGCGAAATGCGTCCTCATGCCGATGAGGGTTTGA